GCTCACATAGGCAACGCTTTGTTGGGTAGGCAAATAGGTGATGTCCGCCACCCAGACCTGCTCGGGGCCCGTAGCAGTCACTTGATCAGGGCCAGGTTTTAACCGATTCGGATGTCGGCGGAAGCGATGATGGCTGTCAGTGGTCTTGTGATAGGCGCGCTTGCGAGGAACCAGTTGCCGATTGTCTCGCAAGATATCGAATAGCCGATCTCGACCTACCGTTTGCGTCAGCTCAGGCTCCGCCTGCATAAGGCCATGCAGCTTACGAGTGCCCAACCGGGGCATCTGAAGACGTGTTTCCAGGACAAAACCCAGCACTTTCTGAGCATGACTGGCTTGCGCGTCATAAGCCCGGTTTCGTTTGTAGTACGCCTGCCGGGATATACCCAGAAACTGGCAAGCCCTCTGAATACTCAGGCCTTGGACTTGCCCTTGGGTGAGGACTTGCCGGATCGCTTTTTTACGATAGAAACCCCGTAATCGTTCTTCAACACGTCAACCACCGCTTCGAAGAATTGGGCTTTCTGATTGGCAAGGGCTAGCTTTTCCTCCAGCTCCTTGATTCGCTGCTCAGGCGTCAGAGGCAAACTTTGCTCGTCCATCGGTCGGCTCCTCTGGGTACGAATAGAGGCGCCTTGGCTCCAGTCCTGCCGCCCATGCTTGCGTAACCACACCAGCACAGTCGACCGCCCCTGAATCCCATAGCGCCGTTGAGCCTCTTTATAACTCAACTCGCCTTTTTCGACCTGATCAACGACTGCCAATTTAAAGCCCAGCGTGTAATCACGTTGGCTGCGCCTTTTTCCCGTATCCATTGGTTCCTCCTGAAGATAAGTCAGAAGGTGTAAACCTTATTCAGGACGAGACACGTGCTCAAAAAAAGCCCCGCCTGAACGAATCAGACGGGGCTTTTGCGTTACTGCGTTAAACGTTTAGTTTGCGCTCACTGCCGAGCGCGGAATCACTGGTTGGCTGTCATTGGAAACGGTGACTTCGACCCGACGGTTCATCGCTCGGCCCGAGGCGCTGCCGTTGTCGGCGACCGGGTATTCCTTGCCATACCCCTGGGCGACGATGCGCGCAGGGTCAACGCCCATTTTCACCAGGGCCATGCGCACCGAGTTGGCGCGACGTTCCGACAGCGACTGGTTGTGCGAGGCGGTGCCAGTGCTGTCGGTGTAGCCTTCGATAATCACTTTGCGGTCCGGATTCTGCTCCAGGTAGCGCGCCAGGGTGTTGACGTTGACCAGGCCGCTGGATTTCAGCTCGGCCTTGTCGGTGGCGAACAGCACGTCGCCGAAGGTCACCAGGGTGCCGCGGTCGGTCTGCTTGGCATTGAGGCTGGCCTGCAGTTGCTTGATCTGCGTGTCGCGGGCATCAAGGCGGGCCTGGGCGCGCTTGGCCGAAGCATTTTTCAGCTCGGCTTCAGCAGTGCGCAGAGCGATGGTCTGTTTGGCCACTTCGACTCGCTGATTGGTCAGGTAGGCCAACTGGTCGACCTTCGCCGTGTCCTCACGTTCACGGAACGCATTGTCGGCTTTGTCCATGTAGTCGCTGGCTTCCTTGGTTTCCAGGGCCGCGACCTTGCTCGCCTGTGGATCGGCCTGGAGTGCCGAGTAGTTGACGCGGGCCTGTTCCAGGTTGGCGTTGGGTGGGGTCGAGCAGGCCGCGAGGGCAACGCTGGCGGCCAAGAGGGCTGGGATCATCAGTTGTTTGCGCATATGAATTCGTCCTTTCTATCTATTCGCGGGGCTCAGGGCGTAGGGGGGGGCAGCTTTTACTGCACGGTGCGCTGGCTTTCCTGACGTAGTTCCTGGACGCCTTGCTGAGAGTCCTTGACCGATTGTTCGGCTTTCGCCGCCTGGGCTTTGCGTTCGGCGACGCGGGCATCCCACTCCGCCTGTTCGGCGTACATCCGGGCTTGGTCATATTGCTTGTCATGCATGGCCAGCTCGGCTTGTTTGAGCTTGTCCTGGGCGGATTTCATTTCCACGGCGGCAAACTCGGTGCCGCCAGCGCTCACGGCACTCTTGACCGCCGATTCAGTCACGGCGTATTGCTCGGTCGGCGGGTTGCCGGCGCACCCGGCCAGCACGAAGCTGCAACCGAGGGCCAGGGCAGCCAGTTTCAGACCGCGCGGGAAGGTGGGGGTGCTGGTGGCGGTGCGGGATTTCATGGTCGTCAACTCCATTGGATAACTCCTGAAAAACGTCAAATCCATCCTGGGGAAAGAGCCGTTGTGGCGCCTGTTTTGAGACGGCAGTTCCAGCGATGGTTACAGGATGGACCCGAGGCTTTTTTTCAAAGTTCAGAAAAATTGACGGTTGTTGTAAAAAAAATGGACGCCAGGGTCAGGGCTGCGGGCGTTGTTTCAGATGTGCACAGCCGAATTCCCGAGCCTGTGAAGGCCCGGGAAATGTGCTGTTCAGGGGGAGGATGCAGCGAGCTTGGATCAGTGTTTCTGCTCGCCGGCGTCCGCTGACAAATCGCGTAAATGCTGGCGTGACAGGGAGAGAAAACGCGGGGTTGGACCGACATCTTCGTACAGCGGATCGCCTTCTTCGTCGGTGGCGATGACCTGCTGGCCCTTGATGTACGGGAAGCTTGCTTCAAGCTCCTCGAGCGCTGCACCGATCAGTTCGCCGAGCAGTTCCTCGGGGTGGCGCTTGGGGTACATGTCACTGAGGGCAGCCAGGCGGGCAGCGGCTTCGACGTCCAGGTGAATGGTGTAGCCGGTCTTGGTCAAGCGGCCTTTGGCAGTTTCTTCCCAATGCTGGGCCAGTTCACGGATTTTCATAATGACCTCAATAGGCACCTGCTCGTGACAGGTTGAGATGAATGTCCGGCCGTGGCCGGTGCAAGCCTTTGTGCGGCTTACTCATGAGACTAGTCGTAACCGCGAAGGTTTACTGTCAGTTCGTCGCCTGCTTGTAAGAACCGTCTGTGGGCGGCACTCTTGGGGTTCGCTTCAGAGCTGACCGCCATTCGCTGGAGAACTGCTGATGACCGATATTGATGCACGCTTGCGCGAAGATGTTCACCTCTTGGGTGAGCTGTTGGGCAACACCATTCGCGAGCAGTACGGGGAAGGATTTCTCGACAAGATCGAGCAGATTCGCAAGGGTGCCAAGGCTGACCGCAGGGGCTCGATGGACGCGGAGCTGAGTGCCAGCCTCAACCAGCTGAGCGAAGACGAATTGCTGCCTGTGGCACGGGCGTTCAATCAATTCCTCAACCTGGCGAACATCGCCGAGCAGTACCAGTTGATTCATCGGCGCGACGAGTCGCAACCGGCACCGTTCGAGGCGCGGGTATTGCCCGAACTGCTGGCCCGGCTGCGTGCCGAAGGCCATGGCGCCGAGGCGCTGGCGCGACAGTTGGGCCGCCTGGAAATCGAACTGGTGCTGACCGCGCATCCCACCGAAGTGGCGCGTCGCACGCTGATCCAGAAGTACGACGCGATCGCTGCGCAACTCGCCGCGCAAGATCACCGCGACCTCACCAGCGCCGAGCGTGAACAGATCCAGCAGCGCTTGCAGCGGCTGATCGCCGAGGCCTGGCACACCGAGGAAATCCGCCGGACCCGACCCACCCCGGTGGATGAAGCCAAGTGGGGCTTCGCGGTCATCGAGCACTCGCTGTGGCAGGCGATTCCCAATTACCTGCGCAAGGCCGACCAGGCGCTGCAGGCCGCCACCGGCTTGCGTCTGCCGCTGGAAGCCGCGCCGATCCGTTTCGCCTCGTGGATGGGTGGCGACCGTGACGGTAACCCCAACGTCACCGCCGCGGTGACCCGTGAAGTGCTGTTGCTGGCGCGCTGGATGGCGGCGGACCTGTACCTGCGTGACGTCGATCAATTGGCCGCCGACCTGTCGATGCAGCAGGCCAGTGCGGCCTTACGTGCCCAGGCTGGCGACAGCGCCGAACCTTACCGTGCCGTGCTAAAGCAACTGCGCGACCGCCTGCGCGCGACCCGCCAATGGGCTCAGGCCTCCTTGGCCGCAACGACCCCGGCACCCGCTCAAGTGCTGCACAACAACCGCGAACTGCTGGATCCGCTGGAGCTGTGCTACCAGTCGCTGCATGAGTGCGGCATGGGCGTGATCGCCGATGGGCCGTTGCTCGATTGCCTGCGCCGCGCGGTGACCTTCGGCCTGTTCCTGGTGCGCCTGGACGTGCGTCAGGACGCCTCGCGTCACGCTTCGGCCATGACTGAAATCACCGACTATCTCGGCCTGGGTCGTTATGAAGACTGGGACGAGGAGGCGCGCATTCGCTTTCTGATGGCGGAGTTGAACAATCGCCGGCCGCTGTTGCCGACGCATTTCAAGCCTTCGGCCGATACCGCCGAGGTCCTTGCTACCTGTCGTGAAGTGGCTGCAGCACCGGGGGCCTCGCTGGGCTCCTATGTGATTTCGATGGCCGGTGCCGCCTCTGATGTGTTGGCGGTGCAACTGCTGCTCAAGGAGTCCGGGGTGCTGCGGCCGATGCGCGTGGTGCCGCTGTTCGAAACCCTGGCTGACCTCGACAATGCCGGGCCGGTGATCGAGAAGCTGTTGCTGCTGCCGGGCTATCGCGCACGCCTGCAGGGCCCGCAGGAAGTGATGATTGGCTATTCCGACTCGGCCAAGGACGCCGGCACCACGGCCGCCGCCTGGGCGCAGTATCGAGCGCAAGAGCGGCTGGTGGACATCTGTCGCGAGCAGCAGGTCGAATTGCTGCTATTCCATGGTCGCGGCGGCACGGTGGGGCGTGGCGGTGGTCCGGCTCACGCGGCCATTCTCTCGCAGCCACCGGGTTCGGTGGCCGGACGCTTCCGCACCACCGAGCAGGGCGAGATGATTCGCTTCAAGTTCGGCCTACCGGACATCGCCGAGCAGAACCTTAACCTGTACCTGGCGGCTGTCCTCGAAGCGACGCTCCTGCCGCCGCCGCCACCAACCCCCGAGTGGCGTCATCTGATGGATGAATTGGCGGCCGATGGTGTCAGCGCCTATCGTGCGGTGGTGCGGGAAAATCCGCAATTCGTCGAGTACTTCCGCCAATCCACGCCTGAGCAGGAACTGGGGCGTCTGCCGCTGGGCAGCCGGCCGGCCAAGCGTCGCGCTGGTGGTATTGAAAGCCTGCGAGCTATCCCGTGGATCTTCGGCTGGACCCAGACGCGCCTGATGTTGCCGGCCTGGCTCGGCTGGGAAGCGGCGCTGAGCAATGCCCTGGCACGCGGCGAGGGTGAGCTGTTGGCACAGATGCGCGAGCAATGGCCGTTCTTCCGCACCCGTATCGACATGCTGGAGATGGTGCTGGCCAAGGCCGACACGGACATCGCCCGGTCTTACGACGAGCGTCTGGTGGAGGCGGATCTGCTGCCGTTGGGTGCGCATTTACGCGACCTATTGTCGCAGGCCTGCGCGGTGGTGCTGGGCCTGACTGGCCAGTCGCAGTTGCTCGCCCATAGCCCGGCTACCCTGGAGTTCATCCGTTTACGCAACACCTACCTGGACCCTCTTCATCTATTGCAGGCGGAGTTGCTGGCGCGTTCGCGGCAACAGGAGGTGGCGCAAGGCAGCCCGGTAGAACAGGCGCTGCTGGTGTCTGTGGCGGGAATTGCCGCTGGTTTACGTAATACCGGCTGAGGCGTTTGCGCCGTCGTCAGTGAACGTTTTCGTCCCTTTTCAGGGCGAGCGAGGAGGGTTGTTGTCGACGGCCAGGCGACACTTTGTTATGGGGTTGCGACTTGGAATACCTCGTCGCAACGGCACCACAGGCGCGGGTTCTTCCGACTTTCGGCGGCTTGTGTGGGCCGTGCCTGCTGTGTATCTTGATCAGCCTTTGGCCGTTTGGGCGGCCCACGACCCTATTCCAGGATTGGCCCCGTGCGGCGAATCCGATTGTTTATAAATAAGAAATTGAGGAGCACATCGATGCGCGTCATTCTGCTGGGAGCTCCCGGAGCCGGTAAAGGTACTCAGGCCAAGTTCATCACCGAAAAATTCGCCATTCCACAGATTTCCACCGGCGACATGCTGCGTGCGGCGGTCAAGGCTGGCACCGAGCTGGGCATCAAGGCCAAAGGCATCATGGATGCCGGCGGCCTGGTCTCCGACGACCTGATCATCGCCCTGGTCAAGGACCGTATTGCTCAGCCGGACTGCGTCAACGGTTTCCTGTTCGACGGCTTCCCGCGCACCATTCCGCAGGCTGAAGCCCTGGTGACTGAAGGCGTCGAGCTGGACCACGTGGTCGAAATCGCTGTAGACGATGAAGAAATCGTCCAGCGTATCGCCGGTCGCCGTGTTCACGAAGCCAGCGGCCGCGTGTACCACACCGTCTACAACCCGCCAAAACTGGCTGGCAAGGACGACATCACCGGTGAGGAGCTGGTGCAGCGCAAGGACGACACCGAAGAAACCGTGCGTCATCGCCTGTCGGTCTACCACTCGCAGACCAAGCCGCTGGTGGACTTCTACCAGAAGCTGTCGGCTGCCCAGGGCAAGCCGAAGTACAGCCACATTGCAGGCGTTGGCTCGGTTGAAGCCATCACCGGCAAAGTGCTGGAAGCGCTGAGCTGATAAAGCTGATTTGCTTTGTCTTCAACGGCCCGCTTGCGGGCCGTTGTTGTTTATACTGACGGACTTTTTTCTACTGCCTGACGGAAACATCGATGAGCACCTTGCTGGCCCTGGACACCGCGACTGAAGCTTGCTCCGTTGCCTTGCTGCATGACGGTAAAGTGACGAGCCATTACGAGGTGATCCCGCGCCTGCATGCGCAGAAGCTGTTGCCGATGATCCAGCAGTTGCTGGCGGATGCCGGCACAACCTTGCAGGCCGTTGATGCGATTGCCTTCGGCCGTGGTCCAGGCGCATTCACCGGTGTGCGAATTGCCATAGGCGTGGTCCAGGGTCTGGCGTTTGCCCTCGATCGCCCGGTGTTGCCGGTGTCCAACCTGGCAGTACTGGCGCAGCGTGCATTGCGTGAGCATGCTGCGACGCAGGTGGCGGCTGCCATCGATGCGCGGATGGACGAAGTCTATTGGGGTTGCTACCGCGAGACCGCCGGGGAAATGCGCCTGGTGGGTGCCGAAGCGGTGCTACCGCCAGAAGTCGCGGCCTTGCCGGTCGATGCCACGGGCGAGTGGTTTGGCGCGGGCACGGGCTGGGGTTATGGCGAACGCATTGGCGTTGCGCCCAGCGGCCAGGACGCGGGCATGTTGCCCCACGCCGAGGACCTGCTGAGCCTTGCCCGGTTCGCTTGGGAACGCGGCGAAGCCGTTGCCGCCGATCAAGCGCAACCAGTCTACCTGCGCGATAAAGTGGCGACGCCGAAGGCTAGATAAATATTGCTTGTACCCCTGTAGGAGCAAGCTCTCTCCTACAGGGTTTTGTGGTCGATCAAATGGTGATCGGTGGCCGATAACCCCGCCAATCGTCTGTTTTCCTTCAGCCTTTTAAACCTTTTGCCTTTTATGTGTTCTAGTTATCACTTGGCTGTTTGCGCACCTCTGCAAGTGCCGCTAAATTGCCATCATTGATGACAGGCACGCTCTCATGCGCATAGACGGATTTCCCTCGCAGTCGTACCCCATTTCGCGTAAGCCTCGCAAAGGCCGGGCGACGGTGGACGAGTCGGTCATCGACGAAGACGGCGAGTTGCAAATCCCCTCCGAAGAGCAAATGGCCGCGCGTGCCGAGCAACGCACCAGCCATCTTCCGGCACGCCAGCAAGACCTGCTGTATCACCGGGCCATGGACCGCAATGCATCGCTGGCCCTGGCCAGCTACCTGAGTACCGCCGCTTTCGTCGATTGGGATATGGAAGTGCTGGGGCTCGACCTGTACATCTGATGTCACTGCCTTATTTCCTCGGTTGCCCGTCCTGGAGCGAAAACGCCTGGCGCGAGTACCTGTACCCGCAAGACGCGCGCGCCAACCAATACCTCGAACTGTATTCGCAGGTGTTCAACGCGGTGGAGGGCAACACCACCTTCTATGCCCGTCCCGCCCCGGCAACCGTGGAGCGCTGGGCGCAGATCATGCCCGAGCATTTTCGCTTCACTGCCAAGTTTCCCGGCGATATCAGCCACGGCGGTGACCTGCGCGAGCAACTGACCGCAGCCGAGACCTTCGTGCAGTTGCTTAGCCCTTTAGGCGACAGAGTTGCGCCGTACTGGTTGCAGCTGTCCAAAGCCTTCACCCCGCAACGCCTGGCCGAACTCGCCGGCTTTATCGATGGCCTGCAGTGCCCGCTGGCGGTCGAGGTGCGGCATCGAGACTTCTTTGCCAAGGGCGATGCCGAACGCATGCTCAACCGGCTGTTGCGCGACCGTGGCGTGGAGCGCATCTGCCTGGACCCGCGGGCGCTGTTCAGTTGCACTTCGACCGAGGCTGCGATTTTGCATGCGCAGGATAAAAAGCCCAATGTGCCGACCCGGCCGGCGGCCTTTACTCAGTTCCCTCAGGTGCGCTTCATTGGTCATCCGGAGCTCGAAGCTAACGAGCCGTTTCTTACGCCCTGGGTGGAGAAAATCGCCCTGTGGATCGAGGAGGGTCGCACCCCCTACGTCTTCCTGCATACCGCGGATAACCGTTTGGCGGCAGCCTTGGCGCAACGCTTTCATCAGCGGCTGATGCTGCGTTTACCTGGCTTGCCGGCGCTGCCTGAGTTATACAGAGAGCCCGCCGCCGTGCAGCTTGGATTGCTCTGACGACGGCTCACACCCATCGCCAAGGAGCCCATCTATGGATGCGCAAACTCGCAAAGCCCATGCGTTCAAAGCCCTGCACGAAGGTGCCGGGGTGTTTGTGATTCCCAATCCATGGGATGCCGGCTCGGCGAAAATGCTCGCCAGCCTGGGGTACCAGGCGTTGGCAACCACCAGCGCCGGCTGCGCCTTTTCCATGGCCCGCGCCGATGGTGCGCTGAAACTCGACGATACCCTGGCCAACGTCCGCGCAATTGTTGCCGCCAGCGACCTGCCTGTGGCCGTGGACCTGGAAAACGGTTTCGCCGACGACCCGAAACAATCCGCCGCCAGCCTGCTGGCTGCCGCTGGGGCCGGTGCCGTGGGTGGCTCGATTGAAGATGCCACCGGCCGCGAAGAAGGGCCGATCTATTGCTTCGAACACGCCGTGGCGCGGATCGAAGCGGCGGTCGCGGCGGCGCGCAGCCTGCCATTCCCGTTCATCCTGACCGCCCGCGCCGAAAATTACCTGCATGGCAAACCCGACCTGGCCGACACCATTCGCCGCCTGCAGGCATTTGCCGAGGCCGGCGCCGATGTGTTGTATGCCCCGGGCCTGCGCAATGCCGAGGAAGTGCTGGCGGTGGTGCGTGCCGTGGCGCCGAAACCGGTCAACGTGTTGATGTCGGGCGGGCTCAAGCTGACGGTGGCGCAACTCGCAGAGATGGGCGTCAAGCGCATCAGTGTCGGTTCGGCGATGGCCCTGGCGGCTTATGGCGAGTTCTTCCGCGCCGCCCAGGAAATCCGCGATCACGGCACTTTTGGCTTCACTGAGCGCTCGATGCCGTTTGCCCAGGCCAATCAACTGTTCAAGGGCTGATGGACGCGATCCAAGGGGATGTTGGGTGAAAGTGCTGGCGCTGCTGGTTGTCTTGCTGGGAGGGCTGCTACTCAGCGTCTGGCGTGGCTGGTTGATTGTTCCGTCAGCCTGGAACCCTTGGGCGCCGCTGGATGTGCACACGACGCCGAACCTGCTGACTCGCTACAAGCTCGCCCAGTTGCGCGACAACCCGATGCTTTGCGATCAGGCACTGGCTACCTCGGGGCTGAAAGTCAGTCGCCAGGCCGACAGCCCGGTGAACGTCGCGTGTCCATTGTCCAACGTGGTACGGGTACAGGGTGCCGAAGTTGGCCTGAGCAGCAGCTTCCTCGCCAGTTGCCCCTTGGCCGTGGCCTTCGCCCTGTTCGAGCGGCATGCCCTGCAGCCGGCGGCGCAGCAGGTCTATGGCCAGGCGGTGACGCGGGTCGATCATCTGGGTAGCTTTGCGTGTCGCAATATCTATGGCCGGGAAAAAGCCGCGCGCAGTCAGCATGCGAGTGCCAGCGCCCTGGATATCGCCGGTTTTCGTCTGGCTGATGGCCGCAGCATCAATGTGCTGCGCGATTGGCCCAAAGATAACGACGACGCACGATTCCTGCGCCAGGTCCGCGACGATGCCTGCGCGATGTTCAATGTGGTGTTGAGCCCGGACTACAACGCGGCGCACCGCAACCATTTTCATCTGGACGTGGGCCGCTGGTGGGTCTGTCGCTGAGTCTTAGGCGGCGATGCGCAGGTTCTGCAGGACGATCGGACGCGCCCAGTGCAGGTCGTAGTCCAGGTCTTGCTGTTGATCCACCAGCTCTTGCGGCGGATACGGCGGGGCAGGTGGGTCCAGCAGGTCCAGCTCGAATTCGGCAATCGGCAGGAACAACGGGCGCGGTTGCGGCGCGGGGCCTGGGGTGGGCAGCGGTTGACCGGCAGTGAGGACCAGCGGGCGCAGCCATTCGCTGTCGAAATCCTGTTGCGCCTGCTGGGCCACCAGCTCTTCAGCGGCGAAGGCGGGCGCGGGCTTGTCGGCCAGGTCCATCTCGAATTCGGCGATCGGCAGGAACAACGGCTCGGGTGGACGGATTTCGGTGTCGACGATCGCGCAGGCGCGCTGAGTGACGATCTCCGCCAGCAACTCGGAACCGCCTGCTGGCTCGTCCGGACCATCGACCACTACGGGCTGCAAGGTGCCTGGCGGCGGGGCCCCGTCACCCAACTGATCGGCCAGCGCCCGGGCAAAGAAATCTTGCCACAGGTGGCTGCTGACGCCGCTCAGTGTCTGGGTGTTGTGACGGCTGTATTCGCGATAAGGCGTAATAAAGCCTGCGGGGACGCGTTGAAGGTCTGACATGGTTCTCGGTCGACGCTCAGCTCTGGCAAAATGCTCGATAGTTTGGTTATCGGCCGCTTTTGCCGATCCTTGATTTTTTCGAGTGTGATTTCTGATGAGTGAACAACCCGCGGCCAGCCGCATCATTGTCCAGGCCCTGGCCGATGCCTACCGCACCCAAGCCGAGCAGTGGGCCGAGCGCCTGGGCCTGCCGCTGCACCTGGAAGATGCCGAGTTCGCCTTGCAAGTGGGCGAGCAAGGCTTGCAGTTGCAGCAACTGGGGCCGGATGCGCCGGGGCCGGTGCGGGTCGACTTCGTCGAGGGCGGCGCAGCTCATCGCCGACTGTACGGCGGCGGCAGCGGGCAAATGATTGCCAAGGCGGTGGGTATCGCCCAAGGTGTGCGGCCTCGGGTGCTGGATGCCACGGCAGGCTTGGGCAAGGACGGCTTCGTGCTGGCCAGCCTGGGCTGCGAAATGAGCCTGATCGAACGCCAACCACTGATCGGCGCCTTGCTCGAAGACGGCCTGGCCCGTGCGGCGGAAGATTTCGAGGTGGCGCCGATCGTTGCGCGCATGCGGTTGCTCAAGGGTAATTCGATCGAGTTGATGCGCAACTGGGAGGGCGAACCGCCGCAGGTGATCTACCTCGACCCGATGTTCCCGCACCGCGAGAAAACTGCACTGGTGAAGAAGGAAATGCGCCTGTTCCGGCCCCTGGTCGGTGACGATCCGGACGCCCCGGCGCTGCTCGCCGCCGCCCTGGCGCTGGCCACTCACCGCGTGGTGGTCAAACGCCCGCGCAAGGCACCCTGCATCGAAGGGCCGAAGCCGAGTCACGCGCTGGATGGCAAGTCCAGCCGCTACGATATTTATCCCAAGAAAGCTCTTAAGCCCTGAGCTTGCCGCTAGTGCCTGCGGGCAAACGCCCGCATGAACAACTCCACCACTTCCCGCACATGCGCCTCGGCCGCTTCGCCGGTCAGCGGCTCGCCGCAGCCGTAGAGCAGGCGGAAATTGCCGGCGCCCTTGAGCAGGCAGAAAAAGTGCTCTGCGGCGTTGCGTGGTTTGTCGATGCTCAAGGCGCCCAACTGGTCGATCTTGCCCAGCAAGCGCTCCATGCCCTGCAACATCCGCTCGGGACCGGCTTCGAAAAAGATCTGCGAGAGCTTGGGGTCCTGGCTGCCGAGGGCCATGATCAGGCGATGCAGATTGACGGACTCATCGCTGTTGATCAGTTGATGAAAGCCTCTGGCAATGTTCAGTAATACATTTTCCACCGACATGCCGTCGGGCAATTCGAAGAACAAGGTAGGCAATTGCTCTTCGCATTTGGCGATGACGGCGGCGGAAAACAGTGTCTCCTTGTCGTTGAAATGACTGTAGACCGTCAGTTTCGATACGCCGGCCTCAGCCGCCACCGCGTCCATGCTGGTGCTCGCGTAACCATTACTCAGAAACAGGCGCTTTGCCGCTTCAAGGATTGCCTCGCGCTTTGCGAGATCTTTGGGGCGGCCGGGGCCGTTTTGTGAAGAAAGATTGTCGGACATTTTTCGCTTTTAATACTGGACTGGTGAGTTTGCTATTAATAACATACTGGCCAGTATAAATATTCCAAGCACTATTAGCGAAAGGTCGTTCACCATGTTCCGCTATGCCTTGCCCCTCGCGTTGCCAGTCAGCCTGGCCTTTCTGTTAACGGCATGTGGTCAGGAAGAGCCGGTACAAGCCACCGTGCGTCCGGCCATGGTGGTTCAGCCAGAGCCTTCGGCGCAGTCGCTGGAGAGCTACCCCGGTGAAGTTCGCGCTCGCTTCGAGCCCGACCTGGCCTTTCGCATTGCCGG
This region of Pseudomonas fluorescens genomic DNA includes:
- a CDS encoding OmpA family protein; this encodes MRKQLMIPALLAASVALAACSTPPNANLEQARVNYSALQADPQASKVAALETKEASDYMDKADNAFREREDTAKVDQLAYLTNQRVEVAKQTIALRTAEAELKNASAKRAQARLDARDTQIKQLQASLNAKQTDRGTLVTFGDVLFATDKAELKSSGLVNVNTLARYLEQNPDRKVIIEGYTDSTGTASHNQSLSERRANSVRMALVKMGVDPARIVAQGYGKEYPVADNGSASGRAMNRRVEVTVSNDSQPVIPRSAVSAN
- a CDS encoding DUF4398 domain-containing protein, producing MELTTMKSRTATSTPTFPRGLKLAALALGCSFVLAGCAGNPPTEQYAVTESAVKSAVSAGGTEFAAVEMKSAQDKLKQAELAMHDKQYDQARMYAEQAEWDARVAERKAQAAKAEQSVKDSQQGVQELRQESQRTVQ
- the ppc gene encoding phosphoenolpyruvate carboxylase, which produces MTDIDARLREDVHLLGELLGNTIREQYGEGFLDKIEQIRKGAKADRRGSMDAELSASLNQLSEDELLPVARAFNQFLNLANIAEQYQLIHRRDESQPAPFEARVLPELLARLRAEGHGAEALARQLGRLEIELVLTAHPTEVARRTLIQKYDAIAAQLAAQDHRDLTSAEREQIQQRLQRLIAEAWHTEEIRRTRPTPVDEAKWGFAVIEHSLWQAIPNYLRKADQALQAATGLRLPLEAAPIRFASWMGGDRDGNPNVTAAVTREVLLLARWMAADLYLRDVDQLAADLSMQQASAALRAQAGDSAEPYRAVLKQLRDRLRATRQWAQASLAATTPAPAQVLHNNRELLDPLELCYQSLHECGMGVIADGPLLDCLRRAVTFGLFLVRLDVRQDASRHASAMTEITDYLGLGRYEDWDEEARIRFLMAELNNRRPLLPTHFKPSADTAEVLATCREVAAAPGASLGSYVISMAGAASDVLAVQLLLKESGVLRPMRVVPLFETLADLDNAGPVIEKLLLLPGYRARLQGPQEVMIGYSDSAKDAGTTAAAWAQYRAQERLVDICREQQVELLLFHGRGGTVGRGGGPAHAAILSQPPGSVAGRFRTTEQGEMIRFKFGLPDIAEQNLNLYLAAVLEATLLPPPPPTPEWRHLMDELAADGVSAYRAVVRENPQFVEYFRQSTPEQELGRLPLGSRPAKRRAGGIESLRAIPWIFGWTQTRLMLPAWLGWEAALSNALARGEGELLAQMREQWPFFRTRIDMLEMVLAKADTDIARSYDERLVEADLLPLGAHLRDLLSQACAVVLGLTGQSQLLAHSPATLEFIRLRNTYLDPLHLLQAELLARSRQQEVAQGSPVEQALLVSVAGIAAGLRNTG
- the adk gene encoding adenylate kinase produces the protein MRVILLGAPGAGKGTQAKFITEKFAIPQISTGDMLRAAVKAGTELGIKAKGIMDAGGLVSDDLIIALVKDRIAQPDCVNGFLFDGFPRTIPQAEALVTEGVELDHVVEIAVDDEEIVQRIAGRRVHEASGRVYHTVYNPPKLAGKDDITGEELVQRKDDTEETVRHRLSVYHSQTKPLVDFYQKLSAAQGKPKYSHIAGVGSVEAITGKVLEALS
- the tsaB gene encoding tRNA (adenosine(37)-N6)-threonylcarbamoyltransferase complex dimerization subunit type 1 TsaB: MSTLLALDTATEACSVALLHDGKVTSHYEVIPRLHAQKLLPMIQQLLADAGTTLQAVDAIAFGRGPGAFTGVRIAIGVVQGLAFALDRPVLPVSNLAVLAQRALREHAATQVAAAIDARMDEVYWGCYRETAGEMRLVGAEAVLPPEVAALPVDATGEWFGAGTGWGYGERIGVAPSGQDAGMLPHAEDLLSLARFAWERGEAVAADQAQPVYLRDKVATPKAR
- a CDS encoding DUF72 domain-containing protein — protein: MSLPYFLGCPSWSENAWREYLYPQDARANQYLELYSQVFNAVEGNTTFYARPAPATVERWAQIMPEHFRFTAKFPGDISHGGDLREQLTAAETFVQLLSPLGDRVAPYWLQLSKAFTPQRLAELAGFIDGLQCPLAVEVRHRDFFAKGDAERMLNRLLRDRGVERICLDPRALFSCTSTEAAILHAQDKKPNVPTRPAAFTQFPQVRFIGHPELEANEPFLTPWVEKIALWIEEGRTPYVFLHTADNRLAAALAQRFHQRLMLRLPGLPALPELYREPAAVQLGLL
- a CDS encoding isocitrate lyase/PEP mutase family protein → MDAQTRKAHAFKALHEGAGVFVIPNPWDAGSAKMLASLGYQALATTSAGCAFSMARADGALKLDDTLANVRAIVAASDLPVAVDLENGFADDPKQSAASLLAAAGAGAVGGSIEDATGREEGPIYCFEHAVARIEAAVAAARSLPFPFILTARAENYLHGKPDLADTIRRLQAFAEAGADVLYAPGLRNAEEVLAVVRAVAPKPVNVLMSGGLKLTVAQLAEMGVKRISVGSAMALAAYGEFFRAAQEIRDHGTFGFTERSMPFAQANQLFKG
- a CDS encoding extensin-like domain-containing protein, translated to MKVLALLVVLLGGLLLSVWRGWLIVPSAWNPWAPLDVHTTPNLLTRYKLAQLRDNPMLCDQALATSGLKVSRQADSPVNVACPLSNVVRVQGAEVGLSSSFLASCPLAVAFALFERHALQPAAQQVYGQAVTRVDHLGSFACRNIYGREKAARSQHASASALDIAGFRLADGRSINVLRDWPKDNDDARFLRQVRDDACAMFNVVLSPDYNAAHRNHFHLDVGRWWVCR
- a CDS encoding class I SAM-dependent methyltransferase, producing the protein MSEQPAASRIIVQALADAYRTQAEQWAERLGLPLHLEDAEFALQVGEQGLQLQQLGPDAPGPVRVDFVEGGAAHRRLYGGGSGQMIAKAVGIAQGVRPRVLDATAGLGKDGFVLASLGCEMSLIERQPLIGALLEDGLARAAEDFEVAPIVARMRLLKGNSIELMRNWEGEPPQVIYLDPMFPHREKTALVKKEMRLFRPLVGDDPDAPALLAAALALATHRVVVKRPRKAPCIEGPKPSHALDGKSSRYDIYPKKALKP